A stretch of the Streptococcus oralis genome encodes the following:
- the cls gene encoding cardiolipin synthase: MTARKMQLLMSKYGFSITIMLAELFIVFGLFLYLGQMAPIVWIILVILVSLATIVSIVNRSMNPESKVTWLLVAFVPVFGPLLYIMFGERRLSKKEMKQLKQLQSMVDREDNSRALRLELKEQDKSAYGVIKSLLSMDTNADVYDRTDTQFFASGESMWHQMLEDLRKAEKFIFLEYYIIEEGLMWNSILEILEEKAAQGVEVKLLYDDIGCMATLPGDYTIQLRGRGIEAHKFNKVIPRLTVAYNNRDHRKIMIIDGQIAYTGGINLADEYINHIERFGYWKDSGIRLDGPAVKAFTRLFLSAWYINRGEISDFDQYHLENQPKDGMGLCIPYSSGPKPIYRSQVGKTVYQNLINQATDYVYITTPYLIADYDLTESIKNAALRGVDVRIVTPCIPDKKVIQLVTRGAYPDLLSAGVRIYEYSPGFLHSKQMLVDGEAATVGTINFDYRSLLHHYENAVLLYRTQSIIDIERDFEEIFKVSQEIYPHTIKTSWYQSLIKEIVQLFAPML; this comes from the coding sequence ATGACAGCTAGAAAAATGCAGCTACTCATGTCCAAATATGGTTTTAGTATTACCATCATGTTGGCAGAGTTGTTTATCGTCTTTGGTTTATTTCTCTATCTAGGCCAGATGGCTCCAATTGTCTGGATTATCCTAGTCATTTTAGTGAGCTTGGCGACCATTGTATCGATTGTCAATCGATCTATGAATCCCGAGAGTAAGGTAACATGGTTGTTAGTAGCCTTTGTGCCAGTTTTTGGCCCTTTGCTCTATATCATGTTTGGAGAACGTCGTTTATCTAAAAAAGAAATGAAGCAACTAAAGCAGCTCCAATCAATGGTTGACCGAGAGGACAATAGCAGAGCTCTCCGTTTGGAGTTAAAAGAGCAGGACAAGTCAGCTTACGGAGTTATCAAATCTCTCCTCAGCATGGACACGAATGCTGATGTCTATGATCGAACGGATACACAATTTTTTGCATCTGGTGAAAGTATGTGGCACCAGATGCTAGAGGATCTCAGGAAAGCGGAGAAGTTTATCTTTCTCGAATACTATATCATCGAAGAAGGTTTGATGTGGAATAGTATTTTGGAGATTTTGGAAGAAAAGGCAGCTCAAGGAGTAGAGGTGAAGCTTCTCTATGATGATATTGGTTGTATGGCAACCTTGCCTGGAGATTACACCATCCAGCTTCGTGGTCGAGGGATTGAAGCCCATAAATTTAACAAGGTGATTCCACGTTTGACTGTTGCTTATAACAACCGTGATCACCGTAAAATCATGATTATCGATGGTCAAATTGCCTATACAGGTGGTATCAATCTGGCCGATGAATATATCAACCATATCGAACGCTTTGGTTATTGGAAGGATAGCGGTATTCGTCTGGATGGGCCGGCAGTTAAGGCTTTTACCAGACTCTTTTTATCTGCCTGGTATATCAACCGTGGAGAGATTAGTGATTTTGACCAATACCATCTTGAAAATCAACCCAAAGACGGGATGGGGCTCTGTATTCCCTATAGTAGTGGACCAAAGCCCATCTACCGATCTCAGGTTGGGAAAACGGTCTATCAAAATCTTATCAATCAAGCTACAGACTATGTTTATATCACGACACCCTATCTGATTGCGGACTACGATCTAACTGAAAGTATCAAAAATGCAGCTCTGAGAGGGGTAGATGTGCGAATTGTGACGCCGTGTATCCCAGATAAGAAGGTTATTCAGTTAGTTACTCGAGGAGCCTATCCAGACTTGTTATCTGCAGGGGTTCGTATTTATGAGTACAGTCCGGGATTCCTTCATAGTAAGCAAATGCTGGTTGATGGAGAAGCAGCAACAGTGGGAACCATCAATTTTGACTATCGTAGCTTGCTCCACCACTATGAAAATGCCGTCTTACTTTATAGAACGCAGTCCATCATCGATATTGAAAGGGACTTCGAAGAGATTTTTAAAGTTTCTCAAGAAATTTATCCTCACACTATCAAAACCAGCTGGTATCAAAGCCTAATCAAGGAAATTGTCCAGTTGTTTGCACCTATGCTCTAA
- a CDS encoding SP0191 family lipoprotein, whose protein sequence is MKKLLIASFTLLFLLAGCGQKKETPAASTTASEPLQSNLPVLDNAEKNTVVTKTLLMPKSENGTQQIQTITYKGSQFLTLTIQQKRPVGDELKTFISENGLEETQKALLEAEEKDETIQEARKLAGFKLETKLLSETEIQTTTTYDFQVLDVKKASQLEYLKNIGLENLLKNEPSQYIADRVANGATEQ, encoded by the coding sequence ATGAAAAAGTTACTAATTGCTAGTTTTACTCTCCTCTTTTTGCTTGCGGGATGTGGGCAAAAAAAGGAAACTCCTGCTGCTTCTACAACAGCATCTGAACCTCTCCAATCCAACCTTCCCGTTTTGGACAATGCCGAAAAGAATACGGTTGTCACCAAGACCTTGCTGATGCCGAAGTCAGAAAATGGGACGCAACAGATTCAGACCATTACTTATAAAGGCAGTCAGTTTTTGACCTTGACCATCCAGCAAAAACGACCTGTCGGGGATGAACTCAAGACCTTTATCTCTGAAAATGGCCTAGAGGAAACGCAAAAAGCGCTTCTAGAAGCTGAAGAGAAGGATGAGACTATCCAAGAGGCACGCAAACTAGCAGGATTCAAACTGGAAACCAAGCTACTCAGCGAGACAGAAATCCAGACGACAACGACTTATGATTTTCAAGTGCTGGATGTCAAAAAGGCATCTCAGCTGGAATATTTAAAAAATATCGGTCTTGAAAATCTCTTAAAAAACGAACCTAGCCAATATATTGCAGATAGAGTGGCAAATGGGGCGACAGAACAATAG
- a CDS encoding SP_0198 family lipoprotein codes for MKTKTFTLSIASLAILSLLAACGPKAQAPTQQSAQQSSSQQESSSSAATSASQPQASSSQDTTVAQPMNIDGTYIGKDENDQITLVVTGKTGTWTEVEPDGDKEIKQVSFEPENQRVIIGDDVKIYTVNGNQLIIDDMDREASDRVILTKQ; via the coding sequence ATGAAAACGAAAACATTCACACTTTCTATTGCTTCCCTAGCAATTCTTAGTCTTTTAGCAGCTTGTGGACCTAAGGCACAAGCCCCTACCCAGCAATCGGCTCAGCAATCATCTTCTCAACAAGAATCATCTTCTAGCGCTGCTACAAGTGCTAGTCAACCACAGGCGTCTTCAAGTCAGGACACTACTGTAGCTCAACCTATGAATATCGATGGTACCTATATTGGAAAAGATGAGAATGACCAAATCACTCTTGTTGTAACAGGTAAAACTGGTACATGGACTGAGGTCGAGCCAGATGGAGATAAGGAAATCAAGCAAGTCAGCTTTGAGCCAGAAAATCAACGCGTCATTATCGGTGATGATGTCAAAATTTACACGGTTAATGGTAATCAATTGATTATCGATGATATGGACCGAGAGGCATCTGACCGAGTGATATTAACTAAGCAATAA
- the ruvX gene encoding Holliday junction resolvase RuvX, with protein sequence MRIMGLDVGSKTVGVAISDPLGFTAQGLEIIQINEDQGQFGFDRIKELVDSYKVERFVVGLPKNMNNTSGPRVEASQAYGAKLEELFGLPVDYQDERLTTVAAERMLIEQADISRNKRKKVIDKLAAQLILQNYLDRKF encoded by the coding sequence ATGAGAATTATGGGATTGGACGTCGGTTCAAAAACAGTAGGGGTGGCTATTAGCGATCCGCTCGGCTTCACCGCTCAGGGACTTGAAATCATCCAGATCAATGAGGATCAGGGCCAGTTTGGTTTTGACCGTATCAAGGAATTGGTTGACAGCTATAAGGTAGAACGCTTTGTAGTAGGTTTGCCAAAGAATATGAACAATACCAGCGGTCCGCGAGTAGAAGCTAGTCAAGCCTATGGTGCCAAGCTAGAAGAACTCTTTGGTTTGCCAGTAGACTATCAGGATGAGCGTTTGACAACGGTCGCTGCGGAACGTATGTTGATTGAACAAGCAGATATCAGCCGTAACAAACGCAAGAAAGTTATTGATAAGTTGGCTGCTCAGCTGATTTTGCAAAATTATTTAGATAGAAAATTTTAA
- a CDS encoding iron-containing alcohol dehydrogenase, with translation MATFYVPSVNLIGKGVVNEVGPYIKELGYKKALLVTDKFIEGSDILPKVLKPLDAEGIEYVIFSDVEPNPTCKNVTDGVAALKEHGCDFIISLGGGSPQDAASCISIIATNGGKPQDYEGLHKSAKKGLPVVAINTTAGTSAEITINYVITDEERKVKMVMVDKNSLALISVNDPELMLSKPKGLTAATGMDALTHAVEALVTPGAYNVTKKLSIGAIELIKEYLPRAVANGQDIEAREAMVNAIFLGGMSFNNAGLGYVHSMAHQLGAVYNLPHGVCCAMLLPVVERENAKRVPEAFRNVAKALGLHVEGKTDQECADYAIAEIEKLSETVGIPKKLTELGIQEKDFDFDHLSKNALIDACAPGNPFMPTLEETIALYKELF, from the coding sequence ATGGCTACATTTTACGTTCCATCAGTTAACCTTATTGGTAAAGGTGTTGTAAATGAAGTAGGTCCGTATATCAAGGAATTGGGGTATAAGAAGGCTCTTTTGGTGACAGATAAGTTCATCGAGGGAAGTGATATTTTACCTAAGGTCCTAAAACCATTAGATGCTGAAGGGATCGAATATGTCATCTTTAGCGATGTGGAGCCAAATCCGACTTGCAAGAACGTCACAGACGGAGTGGCTGCCCTGAAAGAGCATGGATGCGACTTCATCATCAGTCTTGGAGGAGGATCTCCTCAGGATGCGGCTAGTTGTATCTCTATCATCGCTACAAATGGTGGAAAACCACAGGACTACGAAGGTCTCCACAAGTCTGCTAAAAAAGGCTTGCCAGTGGTTGCGATCAATACAACAGCTGGAACTTCTGCAGAAATTACCATTAACTATGTTATTACTGACGAAGAACGCAAGGTCAAGATGGTAATGGTTGATAAGAACAGCCTCGCCCTCATCTCTGTCAATGATCCAGAACTCATGCTTTCAAAACCGAAAGGATTGACAGCGGCGACAGGTATGGATGCTCTTACTCACGCTGTCGAGGCTTTAGTAACACCAGGTGCTTATAATGTGACCAAGAAACTCTCTATCGGAGCGATTGAACTCATCAAGGAGTATCTTCCTCGTGCTGTGGCAAATGGCCAAGATATCGAAGCGCGTGAGGCTATGGTCAATGCCATCTTCCTCGGTGGTATGAGCTTTAACAATGCTGGTTTGGGCTATGTTCATTCTATGGCTCACCAACTTGGTGCGGTATATAACTTGCCACATGGTGTCTGCTGTGCCATGCTTCTTCCAGTTGTAGAGCGTGAAAATGCCAAACGTGTACCAGAAGCTTTCCGCAATGTAGCCAAGGCTTTGGGACTCCATGTTGAGGGGAAAACAGACCAAGAATGTGCTGACTATGCTATTGCTGAAATTGAAAAACTGTCTGAAACAGTAGGTATTCCGAAGAAACTCACTGAACTCGGTATCCAAGAAAAAGACTTTGACTTTGACCACCTTTCTAAGAATGCTTTGATTGACGCCTGTGCACCTGGAAATCCATTTATGCCAACTTTAGAAGAAACCATTGCTCTCTACAAAGAACTTTTTTAA
- the spx gene encoding transcriptional regulator Spx, translated as MIKIYTVSSCTSCKKAKTWLNAHQLSYKEQNLGKEGITREELLDILTKTDNGIASIVSSKNRYAKALGVDIEDLSVNEVLNLIMETPRILKSPILVDEKRLQVGYKEDDIRAFLPRSVRNVENAEARLRAAL; from the coding sequence ATGATCAAAATTTATACAGTCTCAAGTTGTACTAGCTGTAAAAAAGCGAAAACCTGGCTCAATGCCCACCAGTTAAGTTATAAAGAACAAAATCTCGGTAAAGAAGGAATTACAAGAGAAGAGTTATTAGATATTCTAACGAAAACAGATAATGGAATCGCCAGTATCGTTTCGTCAAAAAACCGCTATGCTAAGGCACTTGGAGTTGACATCGAGGATTTGAGTGTCAATGAAGTGCTCAACTTAATCATGGAAACACCACGGATCTTAAAGAGTCCGATTCTCGTTGATGAGAAGCGCCTGCAAGTCGGCTATAAAGAAGATGATATCCGTGCCTTCTTGCCACGCTCTGTCCGTAATGTAGAAAATGCAGAAGCACGTCTACGTGCAGCTCTATAA
- a CDS encoding M24 family metallopeptidase, protein MNKRVQAFLTKMQEKELDGIIINNLKNVYYLTGFWGSNGTVFISRDRQVLVTDSRYIIAAKQEVTGFKIVADRDELAVIAGIVKDMGLSRVGFEDEISVSYYHRMQAAFAGIDLLPQTQFVEALRMIKDEKEIATIRKACSISDQAFHDALDFIKPGKTEIEIANFLDFRMRELGAAGLSFDTILASGINSSKPHAHPMHKPVEAGEAITMDFGCLYDHYVSDMTRTIYLGHVSDEQAEIYNTVLKANQALIDQAKAGLGFRDFDKIPRDIIIEAGYGDYFTHGIGHGIGLDIHEEPYFSQTSKEVIKSGMVLTDEPGIYIEGKYGVRIEDDILITDNGCELLTLAPKELIVI, encoded by the coding sequence ATGAATAAACGCGTACAAGCATTTTTAACTAAAATGCAAGAAAAAGAACTGGATGGTATCATCATCAACAACCTTAAAAACGTCTACTACCTGACTGGTTTTTGGGGCTCGAACGGAACCGTTTTTATCAGCCGTGACCGTCAAGTTTTGGTGACAGACTCTCGCTATATCATTGCAGCTAAGCAAGAAGTGACAGGTTTTAAGATTGTGGCTGACCGCGATGAATTGGCTGTTATTGCAGGCATTGTTAAGGATATGGGCTTGTCTCGCGTCGGTTTTGAAGACGAGATTTCGGTCTCTTATTACCACCGTATGCAGGCTGCTTTTGCAGGGATCGACTTGCTTCCGCAGACTCAGTTTGTTGAAGCGCTTCGTATGATTAAGGATGAGAAAGAGATTGCGACTATTCGCAAGGCATGTTCAATCTCAGACCAAGCTTTCCACGATGCACTTGACTTTATCAAACCAGGAAAAACTGAAATTGAGATTGCCAACTTCCTTGATTTCCGCATGCGGGAGCTAGGAGCGGCAGGCTTGTCTTTTGATACCATTTTAGCAAGTGGAATCAACTCTTCCAAACCCCATGCCCATCCAATGCACAAACCGGTTGAAGCGGGAGAAGCCATTACCATGGACTTCGGCTGTCTCTACGACCACTATGTGAGTGATATGACACGGACTATCTACCTCGGTCATGTCAGTGACGAGCAGGCAGAAATTTACAATACTGTCCTGAAAGCCAACCAAGCTCTGATTGATCAAGCTAAGGCAGGATTAGGTTTCCGTGACTTTGACAAAATCCCTCGTGATATTATCATCGAGGCAGGCTATGGCGACTACTTTACTCACGGTATTGGACATGGTATCGGACTGGATATCCACGAAGAACCCTACTTTAGCCAAACTTCCAAAGAAGTCATTAAATCTGGTATGGTCTTGACTGATGAACCAGGTATTTATATTGAAGGTAAATACGGCGTTCGTATTGAAGATGATATCTTAATTACAGATAACGGTTGCGAATTGTTGACTCTAGCGCCGAAGGAATTAATTGTTATTTAA
- a CDS encoding IreB family regulatory phosphoprotein: MGFTEETVRFKLDDSNKKEISETLTDVYASLNDKGYNPINQIVGYVLSGDPAYVPRYNNARNQIRKYERDEIVEELVRYYLKGQGVDL, translated from the coding sequence ATGGGATTTACTGAAGAAACTGTACGGTTTAAATTGGATGATTCCAATAAGAAAGAAATTAGCGAAACGTTGACAGACGTCTATGCTTCTTTGAACGACAAGGGCTACAATCCGATTAACCAGATCGTCGGTTATGTACTGAGTGGTGACCCTGCCTACGTTCCTCGTTATAACAATGCACGAAATCAAATCCGTAAGTATGAGCGTGATGAAATTGTTGAAGAACTGGTACGCTACTACCTTAAGGGACAAGGAGTCGATCTATAA
- a CDS encoding DUF1292 domain-containing protein, with the protein MSHDHNHDHEERELITLVDEQGNETLFEILLTIDGKEEFGKNYVLLVPVNAEEDENGEVEIQAYSFIENEDGTEGELQPIPEDSEDEWNMIEEVFNSFMEE; encoded by the coding sequence ATGTCACACGATCACAACCATGACCACGAAGAACGTGAATTGATTACACTAGTAGACGAGCAAGGAAATGAAACCTTGTTTGAAATTCTTTTGACCATCGATGGGAAAGAAGAATTTGGTAAAAACTATGTTCTGCTAGTGCCAGTTAACGCAGAAGAAGATGAAAATGGTGAAGTTGAAATCCAAGCTTACTCATTCATCGAAAATGAAGACGGAACAGAAGGCGAATTGCAACCAATCCCAGAAGACTCAGAAGACGAATGGAACATGATTGAAGAAGTCTTCAACAGCTTTATGGAGGAGTAA
- the mgtA gene encoding magnesium-translocating P-type ATPase yields the protein MKTTKERLATAIHTPLNETLSFYKTSLTGLTEEQVEKNRDLYGENTITKGQEDSILKKIYESIINPFTIILLVIAMISMVTNVWLAKPGQEDPTTSIIIVVLVLISGGIRFVQELRSDKAATNLSKMIVNTATVIREGQSLEVAIEDLVVGDIVKLSAGDMIPADLLLIESRDFFVQQSGLTGESDSVEKLALSKMSQSNFDSLLEAEALAFMGTNVISGSAKALILAVGDDTMMGEIEQTLNTYDEPTSFEREMNSISWLLIRLMLVMVPIVFLSNGLTDGDWLEAGVFALSVGVGLTPEMLPMIITASLAKGSIIMAKEKVVIKKLNAIQDLGAIDILCTDKTGTLTQDEIVLEYPLDIHGDLDLSVLRRAYLNSYFQTGLKNLMDRAIISRTEKEAKEHAILQNLDTSFQKIDELPFDFERRRMSVIVKDENEVVSLVTKGALEEMLAISTHVEYQGQISPLTDDIRVEILKEVDQLNQQGLRVLGVAYKTGLKEGFAYSVEDENEMILTGYLAFLDPPKPSAAPAIQALLEHGVQTKILTGDNEKVTQAVCEKVGLDVDQILLGSDIDAMTDEELAQAVEKVTVFAKLSPDQKARIILQIKSNGHCVGYMGDGINDAPSMKVADVGISVDTAVDIAKETADVILLDKDLMVLEKGLVEGRKVYANMTKYIKMTVSSNFGNIFSLLVSGIFLPFLPMAPIHLIVLNLVYDLSCIALPFDNVDEDFLKHPHKWEAKSITRFMIWMGPISSAFDILTFILLYFVIVPMATGQAYAHGAESATGFIILFQTGWFIESMWSQTMVIHMLRSAKLPFLQSRPSWFVLGTTLLAASFVTFLPYSSIASLLHLTPLEPIYFLFLLLIIVLYMISVTVVKRLYIKKFKSWL from the coding sequence ATGAAAACTACAAAAGAAAGATTAGCAACAGCTATTCACACACCCTTAAACGAAACTCTATCTTTTTATAAGACAAGTCTAACAGGCTTGACTGAGGAGCAGGTGGAGAAAAATCGTGACCTATATGGCGAAAACACCATCACCAAGGGTCAAGAAGACAGTATCCTCAAAAAGATTTACGAATCCATTATCAATCCATTTACAATTATCCTGCTTGTCATCGCTATGATTTCCATGGTGACCAATGTCTGGCTGGCGAAGCCTGGACAAGAAGATCCGACGACCTCTATCATCATCGTCGTTCTCGTTCTAATCTCTGGTGGCATACGCTTTGTCCAAGAATTGCGAAGTGACAAGGCTGCGACCAATCTATCAAAAATGATTGTGAATACAGCCACAGTTATCCGCGAAGGCCAGAGTTTAGAGGTCGCAATTGAAGATTTGGTAGTTGGAGATATAGTCAAATTAAGTGCTGGGGATATGATTCCGGCAGACCTCCTTTTGATTGAATCACGTGATTTCTTTGTCCAACAGTCTGGTTTGACAGGTGAAAGTGACTCGGTTGAAAAACTAGCCTTGTCAAAAATGAGTCAGTCAAACTTTGATAGTCTACTAGAAGCAGAAGCGCTCGCCTTTATGGGAACCAATGTGATATCAGGAAGTGCCAAGGCTTTGATTCTAGCGGTCGGTGATGACACCATGATGGGAGAAATCGAGCAGACTCTCAATACCTATGACGAACCGACCTCTTTTGAACGGGAGATGAACAGCATCTCTTGGCTCTTGATCCGTTTGATGTTAGTCATGGTTCCCATCGTGTTTCTCTCCAATGGCTTGACAGATGGCGACTGGCTGGAAGCAGGTGTGTTTGCACTGAGTGTTGGTGTTGGATTGACACCTGAGATGCTTCCTATGATCATCACGGCCAGTCTAGCAAAAGGCTCCATTATCATGGCCAAGGAAAAAGTCGTCATCAAAAAACTCAATGCCATACAGGACCTAGGTGCTATTGATATCCTGTGTACGGATAAAACAGGAACCCTTACCCAAGACGAAATTGTCCTTGAATATCCTTTGGATATACATGGAGATTTGGATTTGTCTGTGTTGAGACGGGCCTACCTCAATTCCTATTTTCAAACGGGTTTGAAAAACTTGATGGACCGTGCCATTATCAGTAGAACTGAAAAAGAAGCTAAAGAACACGCCATTCTACAAAATTTGGATACTAGCTTCCAAAAAATAGATGAATTACCCTTTGATTTTGAACGCAGACGGATGAGTGTCATCGTCAAGGATGAGAACGAAGTTGTTAGTTTGGTAACAAAGGGTGCTCTAGAGGAAATGCTTGCGATTTCAACCCATGTGGAATATCAAGGTCAGATTAGTCCTTTGACGGATGATATCCGAGTGGAAATCTTAAAAGAAGTAGATCAACTTAATCAACAGGGATTGCGAGTCTTGGGAGTCGCCTATAAAACAGGCCTAAAAGAAGGTTTTGCTTACTCCGTTGAAGATGAAAATGAGATGATTCTAACAGGATATCTTGCCTTTCTAGATCCACCAAAACCATCAGCAGCACCTGCTATCCAAGCTTTGTTAGAACACGGTGTTCAAACAAAGATCTTGACGGGGGACAATGAGAAGGTAACCCAAGCAGTTTGCGAAAAAGTTGGTCTAGACGTTGATCAAATCTTGTTGGGTTCTGATATTGACGCCATGACGGACGAAGAATTGGCCCAAGCAGTTGAGAAAGTGACTGTCTTTGCCAAACTCTCTCCGGATCAAAAAGCACGAATCATTTTACAAATCAAATCGAATGGACATTGTGTCGGCTATATGGGAGATGGGATCAATGATGCCCCTTCTATGAAAGTGGCCGATGTGGGGATTTCTGTTGATACAGCAGTAGATATTGCCAAAGAAACGGCTGATGTCATTTTGTTAGATAAGGATTTGATGGTGCTTGAAAAAGGGCTGGTTGAAGGGCGTAAGGTCTACGCTAATATGACCAAATATATCAAGATGACGGTCAGCTCTAATTTCGGGAACATTTTCTCTCTGTTAGTGTCTGGTATCTTTTTACCTTTCCTTCCTATGGCTCCGATTCACTTGATTGTGTTAAACCTCGTCTACGACCTTTCTTGCATTGCCTTGCCATTTGATAATGTAGATGAAGACTTTTTGAAGCATCCCCATAAGTGGGAAGCTAAGTCTATTACTCGTTTTATGATTTGGATGGGTCCGATTTCTTCTGCCTTTGATATTTTGACCTTTATCTTGCTCTATTTTGTCATTGTCCCAATGGCGACAGGTCAAGCCTATGCTCACGGAGCAGAGTCTGCAACGGGCTTTATTATTTTGTTCCAGACAGGTTGGTTCATTGAATCCATGTGGTCCCAAACCATGGTTATCCATATGCTTCGTTCAGCAAAACTTCCTTTCTTACAAAGTCGTCCATCATGGTTTGTTCTTGGGACAACTTTGCTAGCAGCTAGTTTTGTGACCTTCCTTCCCTACTCTTCAATTGCTAGCCTGCTTCATTTAACCCCTTTGGAACCAATTTATTTCCTCTTTTTGCTTTTGATTATCGTTCTCTATATGATAAGTGTTACAGTTGTAAAACGATTGTATATCAAAAAATTTAAAAGTTGGTTATAA
- a CDS encoding bifunctional folylpolyglutamate synthase/dihydrofolate synthase → MFEVEEWLHSRIGLNFRSGLGRMQRAVDLLGNPEKTYPIIHVTGTNGKGSTIAFMRELFVTHGKKVGTFTSPHIISIHDRICINGQPIAEEDFVRIANQVKEMEKILLETHDQLSFFELLTLIALLYFKEQGVDLVLLEVGIGGLLDTTNVVTGEIAVITSIGLDHQETLGDSLEEIAVQKAGIFKAGKKAVIAKLTPEAELVCQKRARELAVELYQAGQDFTLNARDFSSSLASFSQLEISLEGVYQQENAALALETFLLFMASRGERVEEVLVRRALQETHWAGRLERIRPQIYLDGAHNLPALTRLVEFIQGKIQQGYQACILFGALKRKDYQGMLGYLSKQLPQVELKVTGFDYQGSLDEKDVAGYDLILSYGDFIREFEDKANDQDLLFVTGSLYFISEVRGSLVGSDEIS, encoded by the coding sequence ATGTTTGAAGTAGAAGAATGGCTTCATAGTCGGATTGGTTTAAACTTTAGATCTGGACTTGGACGAATGCAACGAGCGGTGGATTTGTTGGGGAATCCTGAGAAGACATATCCTATTATCCATGTAACAGGGACTAATGGTAAAGGGTCAACTATTGCCTTCATGAGGGAGTTGTTTGTTACTCATGGTAAAAAAGTTGGTACTTTTACCTCTCCTCATATCATCAGTATCCATGATCGAATCTGTATTAATGGACAGCCGATCGCGGAGGAAGACTTTGTCCGTATAGCTAACCAAGTCAAGGAAATGGAGAAAATTCTCTTAGAAACACATGATCAATTGTCTTTCTTTGAGTTGTTGACCCTGATTGCCTTGCTTTACTTTAAAGAGCAGGGAGTCGATCTAGTCCTGCTAGAAGTGGGGATTGGTGGTTTGCTTGATACCACTAATGTCGTAACAGGAGAGATTGCAGTTATTACTTCGATTGGGCTAGATCATCAGGAGACCTTGGGCGATAGTCTGGAGGAAATAGCCGTGCAGAAAGCTGGTATTTTCAAGGCTGGCAAGAAGGCGGTCATTGCCAAGCTTACTCCAGAAGCGGAGCTTGTCTGTCAAAAAAGAGCAAGAGAGTTAGCTGTTGAACTTTATCAAGCTGGGCAAGACTTCACCTTGAATGCTAGGGATTTTTCAAGTAGCCTAGCGAGTTTTTCACAACTTGAAATCAGTTTGGAAGGTGTTTATCAGCAAGAAAATGCTGCCTTGGCTTTGGAAACTTTTCTTTTGTTTATGGCGTCAAGAGGTGAAAGGGTCGAAGAAGTGCTTGTCAGACGGGCCTTGCAAGAGACCCACTGGGCAGGTCGATTGGAACGGATTCGTCCGCAAATCTACCTAGATGGGGCTCACAATCTGCCAGCCTTGACTCGTCTAGTCGAGTTTATCCAGGGGAAAATCCAGCAAGGCTATCAAGCCTGCATCCTTTTTGGAGCACTTAAACGCAAGGATTATCAGGGGATGCTAGGCTATCTATCTAAGCAGTTGCCTCAGGTGGAACTTAAGGTAACAGGCTTTGACTACCAAGGCTCTCTGGATGAAAAGGATGTGGCGGGTTACGATTTGATTCTTTCCTATGGCGACTTTATCAGAGAATTTGAAGATAAGGCCAATGACCAGGACTTGCTTTTCGTGACGGGATCCCTCTACTTTATCTCGGAAGTCCGAGGGAGTTTGGTTGGAAGCGATGAGATTAGTTGA